The Niastella koreensis GR20-10 genome includes a window with the following:
- a CDS encoding thiamine phosphate synthase, whose product MFSIVVISHAAAVPNEAAIIQQLFAEGLEVFHLRKPEGDEQSVRQLIEAIPAKYHNRIAMHGFFHLMNEYNIHRLHFREEHRQETSKEEMVQLKNKGYTLSTSVHDLPTLQRLTSLFSYAFFSPVFDSISKQQYKGFADDDFYLREEQKPISVIALGGVDAGNIQSTMAMNFDGVALLGAIWKEPANAVENFKLCKQHVQTY is encoded by the coding sequence ATGTTTTCGATAGTTGTTATATCACATGCTGCTGCAGTGCCAAATGAAGCCGCCATCATTCAGCAATTATTTGCCGAAGGGTTGGAGGTGTTTCATTTGCGTAAGCCGGAAGGGGATGAACAGTCGGTAAGGCAATTGATAGAAGCCATTCCGGCCAAATATCATAATCGAATTGCCATGCATGGGTTCTTTCATTTGATGAATGAGTATAACATCCATCGCTTGCATTTCAGGGAAGAACACCGGCAGGAAACATCAAAAGAAGAAATGGTGCAACTGAAAAACAAAGGCTATACGTTAAGCACTTCGGTGCATGACCTGCCAACGTTACAAAGGTTGACATCCCTTTTTTCTTATGCTTTTTTTTCACCGGTCTTTGACAGCATTTCAAAACAACAATACAAGGGCTTTGCCGATGATGATTTTTATTTGAGGGAGGAGCAAAAGCCCATTTCAGTAATCGCGCTGGGTGGGGTGGATGCCGGGAATATTCAATCAACTATGGCTATGAACTTTGACGGGGTGGCGCTGTTGGGCGCCATCTGGAAGGAACCGGCAAATGCCGTTGAAAATTTTAAATTATGCAAACAGCACGTCCAAACGTATTGA
- a CDS encoding hydroxymethylpyrimidine/phosphomethylpyrimidine kinase, producing MQTARPNVLTIAGFDPSGGAGVLADCKTFEQHGVYGFGVCTAWTVQTDDSFYNIHWLSAEQVIEQLQPLMNKFVIAACKIGIIDSLETLLDVIVFLKESNPAIQIVWDPVLKASAGYDFHSVESFDSLDAVLAGVSLVTPNYDELQQLQFMTGEALIKNDRAVFCPVLLKGGHRPDALGTDTLYEPAGYTIIEAGVSAVFPKHGSGCVLSAAITAQLAQGQPLQQACKYAKQYIESFLNSSQSLLGYHASC from the coding sequence ATGCAAACAGCACGTCCAAACGTATTGACCATAGCGGGGTTTGATCCCAGTGGCGGAGCAGGGGTGCTGGCCGATTGCAAAACCTTTGAACAACACGGAGTGTATGGCTTTGGGGTTTGCACGGCCTGGACGGTTCAAACCGATGACAGCTTTTATAATATACACTGGTTATCGGCAGAGCAGGTCATAGAGCAATTGCAACCGCTGATGAACAAGTTTGTGATTGCAGCCTGTAAGATCGGGATCATCGATTCGCTGGAAACCCTGCTGGATGTAATTGTTTTTTTAAAAGAAAGCAATCCCGCCATCCAGATTGTATGGGACCCGGTTTTAAAAGCCAGTGCCGGTTACGATTTTCATTCGGTGGAGAGTTTTGACAGCCTGGATGCGGTATTGGCCGGCGTATCGCTGGTTACACCCAATTATGATGAATTGCAGCAGCTGCAGTTCATGACCGGGGAGGCACTCATAAAAAACGACCGGGCAGTGTTTTGTCCGGTGTTGTTAAAAGGCGGCCACCGGCCCGATGCATTGGGAACCGATACCCTGTATGAACCGGCTGGTTATACGATAATTGAAGCCGGTGTTTCAGCAGTATTTCCCAAACATGGCTCGGGTTGTGTGCTGTCGGCAGCTATAACTGCGCAGCTGGCGCAGGGGCAGCCATTACAACAGGCATGTAAGTACGCGAAACAGTATATAGAATCATTTTTAAACAGCAGCCAGTCATTACTGGGATATCACGCATCATGTTAG
- a CDS encoding thiamine phosphate synthase: MLERVYFISQQTAAKTHVTAIEEALEAGCKLVQLRVKNQPETVVLELAKVAKTLCDRFNAKLIINDYPLVARSVNAWGVHVGLQDMAVRDVRAIVGRDMIVGGTANTFEHIQQRILEGVDYVGLGPFRFTTTKEKLSPVLGLEGYQRIMDRMRATAYYTPIVAIGGILPDDVPGLRDAGVYGVAVSGALTNAVDQKAQVEKINALYS, encoded by the coding sequence ATGTTAGAAAGGGTATATTTTATTTCACAACAAACTGCGGCAAAAACGCATGTAACGGCCATCGAAGAAGCGCTGGAAGCCGGTTGTAAGCTGGTTCAGTTACGCGTAAAGAACCAACCTGAAACCGTGGTGCTGGAATTGGCAAAGGTTGCAAAAACCTTGTGCGACCGGTTCAACGCCAAACTTATCATTAACGATTATCCGTTGGTAGCCAGGTCGGTAAACGCCTGGGGCGTACATGTGGGGTTGCAGGATATGGCTGTACGGGATGTCAGGGCCATCGTTGGCAGGGACATGATCGTTGGTGGTACCGCCAATACCTTTGAGCATATTCAACAGCGCATCCTGGAGGGTGTTGATTATGTAGGGTTAGGGCCATTCCGCTTTACCACTACCAAGGAAAAATTAAGTCCGGTATTGGGGCTGGAAGGCTATCAACGCATTATGGACCGAATGCGGGCTACAGCATACTATACACCCATTGTGGCCATTGGTGGCATTCTGCCCGATGACGTACCGGGGTTAAGAGATGCCGGCGTGTATGGAGTGGCTGTTTCGGGCGCATTAACGAATGCTGTTGATCAGAAAGCGCAGGTGGAGAAGATTAATGCTTTGTACTCATAG
- the thiS gene encoding sulfur carrier protein ThiS, which translates to MNILINQQSRDIPDQCSLEHLLTQVLGIPVAGLAVAVHETVIPSTDWSAYILQPADKVMLIRATQGG; encoded by the coding sequence ATGAACATTCTTATCAATCAACAATCCAGGGATATTCCTGACCAATGTTCGTTGGAGCATTTGCTTACTCAGGTATTAGGCATACCGGTAGCCGGTTTGGCGGTAGCGGTTCATGAAACCGTTATTCCCAGTACCGATTGGTCCGCATACATCTTACAGCCAGCTGATAAAGTAATGTTGATCCGCGCCACGCAAGGAGGGTAA
- the thiC gene encoding phosphomethylpyrimidine synthase ThiC — MKKEAIPNQQKITTNPFTASKKIYVNGQLHKDVAVAMREISLTDTQLHGKKGATEKNSSVTVYDTSGPYTDPNVIIDVKKGLLPLREKWIVDRQDTEQLQQVSSSYGLERLNNEKLDAFRFEHLRKPRRAKSGYNVSQLHYARKGIITPEMEYIAIRENQRFDQLKEQLNSTYAMLAQQHAGHSFGANTPKSYITPEFVRAEIAAGRAIIPNNINHPESEPMIIGRNFLVKINANIGNSAVTSSIEEEVEKAVWACRWGADTIMDLSTGKNIHETREWIIRNSPVPIGTVPIYQALEKVNGKAEELTWELFRDTLIEQAEQGVDYFTIHAGVLLRYIPLTAKRVTGIVSRGGSIMAKWCLAHHKESFLYTHFEEICEIMKAYDVAFSLGDGLRPGSLADANDAAQFAELETLGELTDIAWKHDVQTMIEGPGHVPMHLIKENMEKQLKHCKEAPFYTLGPLTTDIAPGYDHITSAIGAAMIGWFGTAMLCYVTPKEHLGLPNKKDVKDGVITYKIAAHAADLAKGHPGAQYRDNALSKARFEFRWEDQFNLSLDPDTAREYHDETLPADGAKVAHFCSMCGPNFCSMKITQDVREYAAENGLQDGDAIQKGMDEKSKEFAEKGSSIYL; from the coding sequence ATGAAAAAAGAAGCTATTCCAAATCAACAAAAGATCACTACAAATCCCTTCACCGCCTCGAAAAAGATATATGTAAACGGGCAGCTGCATAAAGATGTAGCAGTTGCCATGCGTGAGATCTCCCTCACCGATACACAACTGCATGGTAAAAAAGGCGCTACTGAAAAGAATTCGTCGGTTACGGTGTACGATACCAGCGGCCCTTATACCGATCCCAATGTGATCATCGATGTAAAGAAAGGGTTGTTGCCTTTACGTGAAAAATGGATCGTCGATCGCCAGGATACCGAGCAATTACAACAGGTATCTTCTTCGTATGGTCTTGAGCGATTGAACAATGAAAAGCTGGATGCATTCCGCTTTGAACACCTTCGGAAGCCAAGGCGCGCCAAAAGCGGCTATAACGTCAGCCAGCTGCATTATGCCCGCAAAGGCATCATCACGCCGGAGATGGAATACATCGCCATTCGCGAGAACCAGCGGTTCGACCAGTTAAAAGAACAACTGAATAGCACTTATGCGATGCTGGCCCAGCAACATGCGGGTCACAGCTTTGGCGCCAATACACCCAAAAGTTATATCACGCCGGAGTTTGTACGGGCCGAAATAGCGGCCGGTCGCGCTATTATTCCCAATAATATCAATCACCCTGAAAGTGAGCCCATGATCATCGGGCGTAATTTCCTGGTGAAGATCAATGCCAATATTGGTAACTCGGCTGTAACCAGCAGCATTGAAGAAGAAGTGGAAAAAGCAGTATGGGCCTGTCGCTGGGGCGCCGATACCATCATGGATTTATCAACGGGGAAAAATATTCATGAAACCCGGGAGTGGATCATTCGTAACTCGCCTGTGCCTATTGGTACCGTGCCTATTTACCAGGCCTTGGAAAAAGTAAACGGGAAGGCCGAAGAACTGACCTGGGAACTGTTCCGCGATACCCTGATAGAGCAGGCCGAGCAGGGCGTGGATTATTTCACCATTCATGCAGGTGTGCTGTTGCGTTATATTCCATTAACTGCTAAACGGGTTACCGGTATTGTGTCACGCGGTGGCAGCATTATGGCCAAATGGTGTCTGGCGCATCACAAAGAAAGTTTCCTGTATACGCATTTTGAAGAGATCTGCGAGATCATGAAAGCATACGATGTGGCATTCTCCCTGGGCGATGGATTGCGCCCCGGTAGTTTGGCCGATGCCAATGACGCCGCACAGTTTGCGGAACTGGAAACGTTGGGCGAACTTACCGATATTGCCTGGAAACACGATGTGCAAACCATGATAGAAGGACCGGGTCACGTGCCCATGCACCTGATCAAGGAGAATATGGAAAAACAATTGAAACATTGTAAGGAAGCGCCTTTTTATACCCTCGGACCATTGACCACTGATATTGCACCCGGCTACGATCACATCACTTCGGCCATTGGCGCCGCGATGATCGGCTGGTTTGGGACCGCCATGTTGTGTTATGTAACGCCCAAGGAACACCTGGGATTACCCAATAAAAAAGACGTGAAGGATGGCGTGATCACTTATAAGATCGCCGCCCATGCGGCCGATCTGGCGAAGGGACATCCCGGCGCGCAATACCGCGATAATGCATTGAGCAAGGCGCGTTTTGAATTCCGTTGGGAAGATCAGTTCAACCTCTCGCTCGATCCCGATACGGCGCGTGAATACCACGATGAAACGTTGCCGGCCGATGGCGCTAAAGTGGCGCATTTCTGCTCTATGTGCGGACCAAACTTCTGTTCTATGAAAATTACGCAGGATGTTCGCGAGTATGCAGCCGAAAACGGGTTGCAGGATGGAGATGCGATACAGAAGGGAATGGACGAGAAGAGTAAAGAGTTTGCGGAGAAAGGAAGTAGCATTTATTTATAG
- a CDS encoding thiazole synthase, producing MLTIANKVFNSRLFTGTGKFSSTEAMEEALLASGSELVTVALKRVDMNNPQDDILRHLQHKHINLLPNTSGVRTAKEAIFAAQLAREALQTNWLKLEIHPDPKYLMPDPVETLRATEELVKMGFVVLPYIHADPVLCKRLEEAGAAAVMPLGSPIGSNKGLRTIDFLEIIIEQSNVPVVVDAGIGSPSDAAKALEIGADAVLVNTAIAVAGQPVQMATAFKMAVEAGRIAYEARLAKPLNTAIASSPLTAFLDEHHG from the coding sequence ATGTTAACTATAGCAAATAAAGTATTCAACTCCCGTTTATTTACCGGAACGGGAAAATTCAGTTCAACCGAAGCTATGGAAGAGGCGTTGCTGGCATCCGGTTCAGAACTGGTTACCGTAGCGTTGAAACGGGTTGATATGAACAATCCGCAGGATGATATTTTACGTCACCTGCAGCACAAACACATCAATCTACTACCCAATACCTCGGGTGTGCGTACCGCCAAAGAAGCCATCTTTGCCGCACAACTGGCGCGCGAAGCGTTGCAAACGAACTGGCTGAAACTGGAAATACATCCCGATCCCAAATACCTGATGCCCGACCCGGTTGAAACCTTACGGGCAACCGAAGAGCTGGTAAAGATGGGTTTTGTGGTGCTGCCCTATATTCATGCCGATCCGGTTTTGTGTAAACGCCTGGAAGAAGCCGGCGCGGCCGCAGTAATGCCGCTTGGTTCACCTATAGGCAGCAACAAAGGCCTGAGGACAATTGACTTTTTAGAAATTATTATAGAACAAAGCAATGTGCCGGTAGTAGTGGATGCGGGAATAGGTTCTCCTTCAGATGCGGCCAAAGCCCTGGAGATTGGCGCGGATGCGGTATTGGTGAACACGGCGATTGCTGTGGCCGGCCAGCCCGTGCAAATGGCCACTGCTTTTAAAATGGCTGTAGAAGCAGGGCGAATAGCTTACGAAGCCCGCTTAGCCAAACCATTGAACACCGCTATTGCAAGTAGTCCTTTAACGGCTTTTTTAGATGAACACCATGGATAG